One part of the Alistipes onderdonkii genome encodes these proteins:
- a CDS encoding acyltransferase family protein — protein sequence MNEQALNISTGRKYWIDVLRALGIILVVLGHVSKEPNTVIFIYAFHMPLFFLLSGFLFNRHRYDLRTFIIRRSQKLLLPYAFFYLLTLLWWWLVECNFPPPVCSGITWWQRLIPLMWGSNINGWMSHNIVLWFLPALFSTEVLARLLADYICCRKTIFVVSVLCAVLGLGLYTKGIEWLPMGLNVALVALPFYVTGWMVAERVQYWTHVRHVILVAVGCCLLLLIAVHEGWATRIDMASGQYGCFLLFLLWSGVGCMMMIAIAIALGRVSWIEHIGYSTSTLVIMAIHGIILRIVIFTISRMTNVGTGDLRENLWICILITMIVIGVCLPFVGLYKRCVNKLICRCIKN from the coding sequence ATGAATGAGCAAGCCTTAAATATATCTACAGGGCGTAAATACTGGATAGATGTGTTACGGGCTTTAGGCATAATCCTGGTAGTTCTGGGGCATGTTTCGAAAGAGCCGAATACGGTGATTTTTATTTACGCGTTCCATATGCCTTTGTTTTTTCTTCTTTCCGGTTTCTTGTTTAATAGGCATCGTTATGATCTGCGTACCTTCATCATTCGCCGGTCTCAAAAATTGCTGCTACCTTATGCATTCTTTTATCTGTTGACGCTGCTATGGTGGTGGCTGGTAGAGTGCAATTTCCCCCCCCCTGTCTGCTCTGGGATCACTTGGTGGCAACGTCTGATACCGCTAATGTGGGGATCGAATATAAACGGTTGGATGAGTCATAACATCGTATTGTGGTTTTTGCCCGCACTTTTTTCGACCGAAGTATTGGCGCGGTTGTTAGCTGACTATATTTGTTGTCGAAAAACAATCTTTGTAGTTTCTGTCCTTTGTGCTGTTTTGGGGCTGGGACTTTATACAAAGGGAATTGAGTGGCTTCCAATGGGGCTGAATGTCGCGCTGGTTGCCCTGCCTTTCTATGTGACCGGGTGGATGGTTGCAGAGCGGGTTCAGTATTGGACGCATGTTCGGCATGTAATACTTGTCGCTGTTGGTTGCTGCTTATTATTGCTCATTGCCGTGCATGAAGGTTGGGCTACGAGGATTGATATGGCCAGTGGCCAGTATGGCTGTTTTTTGCTTTTTCTCTTATGGTCGGGTGTCGGTTGTATGATGATGATAGCCATTGCAATAGCATTAGGTCGTGTAAGCTGGATAGAACATATCGGATATAGTACATCGACACTGGTAATCATGGCTATACATGGTATTATCTTGCGTATTGTAATTTTCACAATAAGTCGGATGACAAATGTGGGAACAGGCGATTTGCGCGAAAATCTATGGATTTGCATTCTAATTACAATGATTGTAATCGGAGTTTGTCTCCCGTTCGTAGGGTTGTATAAAAGATGTGTAAATAAGTTAATATGCAGATGTATAAAAAACTAA
- a CDS encoding O-antigen ligase family protein translates to MYKKLIVFFIFLMLFGEAYGETLIGSTYRYVFVVLIIVLLCSYLFISGGVQIKPLDKFPFNCAVSSWCLLLISVPFWSYYHNIYSYGGIVVAFIVYLLDFKFVYKLIVGFVFLSLGLTAYEFVTHKLLFVNVLNGVVFDEALFGGNLGVFRAKGLFWGPTVLGMFMITAFILANKNLWLLFSAILSCFFANARLGIILLSIPLIVLLFKRKNIKYLWIVVPIFIGIMNYAYMHAGTSVERLLALSEGENQNARIYYWTKGINLFLDYPLQSIIFGNNGYYNSIYDNNPESGWICLLTDNGVIGFFFYLLPLLYCLHRFLINRKWYNLMLTLLFIVFNFTITGHLSGTGNFMYWLVVFELFNKAKYGCGKLDSPVLLKYHYPKLA, encoded by the coding sequence ATGTATAAAAAACTAATAGTTTTTTTTATCTTTTTAATGTTGTTCGGAGAAGCCTATGGTGAAACGCTGATTGGATCAACATATAGATATGTATTCGTGGTATTGATTATTGTGCTATTATGCAGCTATTTGTTTATCTCGGGGGGCGTGCAAATTAAACCTCTTGATAAATTCCCATTCAATTGTGCTGTATCATCGTGGTGTTTATTATTGATTTCAGTCCCTTTTTGGTCTTATTATCATAATATTTATTCATATGGAGGCATCGTTGTAGCATTTATAGTTTATCTGTTAGATTTCAAATTCGTTTATAAATTAATCGTCGGGTTTGTCTTTTTGTCTTTAGGTTTGACGGCTTACGAATTTGTTACTCATAAATTGTTATTTGTTAATGTGTTGAATGGAGTTGTGTTTGATGAAGCTTTGTTTGGCGGAAATCTTGGTGTTTTTCGGGCAAAGGGGCTATTTTGGGGGCCTACTGTACTTGGAATGTTTATGATAACCGCATTTATTTTAGCCAATAAGAATTTATGGTTATTGTTTTCCGCTATTCTGTCTTGTTTTTTTGCGAATGCTCGACTAGGGATTATATTATTGTCAATCCCGTTAATTGTTTTGTTGTTTAAACGGAAAAATATAAAATATTTATGGATTGTTGTACCAATATTTATTGGCATAATGAACTATGCTTATATGCATGCGGGAACTTCTGTAGAAAGGCTGTTAGCATTGAGTGAAGGTGAAAATCAAAATGCCAGAATCTATTACTGGACGAAAGGGATAAACTTGTTTCTGGATTATCCGTTGCAAAGTATCATTTTTGGAAATAATGGGTATTATAACAGTATCTATGATAATAACCCAGAAAGTGGTTGGATTTGTTTATTAACAGATAATGGAGTAATAGGATTTTTTTTCTATCTCTTGCCTTTATTGTATTGTCTACATCGATTTTTAATAAACAGGAAGTGGTACAATTTGATGCTTACCTTATTATTTATCGTTTTTAATTTTACCATTACAGGACATTTGTCTGGAACAGGGAATTTCATGTATTGGTTGGTAGTTTTTGAACTTTTTAACAAGGCAAAGTATGGATGCGGTAAGTTAGATTCGCCGGTACTTTTAAAATATCATTATCCCAAATTGGCATGA
- a CDS encoding glycosyltransferase, with protein sequence MKVLHIGKFYPPFCGGIEKVNYDLVENLNKIENCNVDELCFQHLAGNETDDLTPAYRLFRVPIRTIFHSTPISMRYFSVYRKIRNHYDIIHLHLPNPWAALAPLLFRTRAKIVLHWHSDIVKQKSLMIFYRPFQTMLLRRASRIIVTSRNYFDTSSDLQPYVKKVRVVPIGLDTEHLMFLPGIDQTIKTQYPGKKIVLSIGRLTYYKGFRYLIEAACKLRDDTIVLIGGCGELQDELERLIKQKGVADRVKLIGRIPQEQIGAYFAAADLFCLPSIVRTEAFGVVLAEALAMGVPIVACDILGSGVNWVNKHGDTGLNVPVCDSQALAAAINKILDSPELLTRFKMNCKKRYESFFSLKKMVYKVYEIYDEILNSKLG encoded by the coding sequence ATGAAGGTTTTACATATTGGTAAATTTTATCCCCCGTTCTGTGGCGGTATCGAAAAAGTGAATTACGATTTAGTTGAAAATTTGAATAAGATTGAGAATTGTAATGTGGATGAACTCTGTTTCCAACATTTGGCCGGCAACGAAACGGATGACTTAACTCCCGCTTATCGATTATTCCGGGTGCCGATTCGTACCATTTTTCATTCGACTCCCATCTCGATGCGTTATTTTTCCGTTTATCGGAAAATTCGCAACCATTATGATATTATTCATCTTCATTTACCTAATCCATGGGCTGCTTTAGCTCCTTTATTGTTCCGGACAAGGGCGAAAATCGTACTCCATTGGCATTCGGATATTGTCAAACAAAAGAGTCTGATGATATTTTACCGCCCGTTTCAGACGATGCTGTTACGTCGCGCAAGCCGAATTATCGTTACCAGCCGCAACTATTTCGATACTTCATCTGATCTGCAGCCTTATGTTAAAAAAGTCCGGGTCGTCCCGATCGGTCTCGATACCGAACATCTTATGTTTTTACCTGGAATTGATCAAACAATCAAAACGCAATATCCGGGAAAGAAAATCGTGCTGAGTATCGGTCGGCTTACTTATTATAAAGGTTTTAGGTATTTGATCGAAGCGGCTTGTAAGCTGAGGGACGATACGATCGTCCTCATTGGCGGTTGTGGGGAGTTGCAGGATGAATTGGAACGTCTCATTAAGCAGAAGGGGGTTGCTGATCGTGTGAAATTAATCGGGCGTATTCCGCAAGAGCAGATAGGAGCCTATTTTGCGGCGGCGGATTTATTTTGTTTGCCTTCAATTGTTCGCACGGAGGCTTTTGGCGTGGTATTGGCCGAAGCCTTGGCGATGGGGGTGCCGATTGTAGCGTGTGATATCCTTGGATCTGGGGTTAATTGGGTAAATAAACATGGAGATACGGGGCTGAATGTCCCTGTATGTGATTCTCAAGCTCTAGCTGCTGCAATTAATAAAATATTGGACTCTCCCGAACTGTTAACTCGCTTCAAAATGAATTGCAAAAAGAGATATGAATCTTTTTTTTCTTTGAAAAAAATGGTTTATAAAGTCTATGAAATTTATGACGAGATATTGAATAGTAAGCTTGGATAA
- a CDS encoding YgiQ family radical SAM protein has product MFLPTTIKEVRARGWEQLDVILFSGDAYIDHPAFGAAVIGRLLEAEGYRVAIVPQPNWRDDLRDFTKLGTPRLFFGITAGSMDSMVNHYTANIRLRSNDAYTPGGKAGFRPDYAVTVYTRIVKRLFPHVPVVVGGIEASLRRLTHYDYWSDSLKPSVLAESGADLLIYGMGERVVQQVARALRNGYNAKLLRKLRQVAFMAGKDYVERLDPAKTIRLHSYEECARDKRAFGENFTVIETQSNLMEPTATLVEAVGDRYVVVTPPNTTLTTEELDHSFDLPYERAPHPRYNGKGDIPAWEMIKHSVNIHRGCFGGCSFCTISAHQGKFINSRSERSILDEVRRIASMPGFRGYLSDVGAPSANMYRMGGRDKELCRRCRRPSCLHPKMCPNLDNDHRPLLALYEKIRAVKGIKKAFVGSGIRYDLFDDSPYLATVVKHHTSGRLKVAPEHTEDAVLKLMRKPPFALFEQLNADFQHICRREGLPYQLIPYFISSHPGCTERDMRSLSAKVLGKLHFNLEQVQDLTPTPMTLSSVMFYTGENPYTHEKVYVARSQEEKRRQKAYFFDERPAGKAEIPGKKNGSKKESRPKGRQSQTDSAKSGQTMRPTPGMRCKNR; this is encoded by the coding sequence TTGTTTTTACCGACCACGATAAAGGAAGTCCGCGCACGCGGGTGGGAGCAGTTGGACGTCATCCTCTTTTCGGGCGACGCCTACATCGACCATCCGGCATTCGGCGCGGCAGTGATCGGCCGCCTGCTCGAAGCCGAAGGCTACCGCGTGGCCATCGTGCCGCAACCCAACTGGCGGGACGACCTGCGCGACTTCACCAAGTTGGGCACGCCGAGGCTCTTCTTCGGCATTACGGCCGGGTCGATGGATTCGATGGTCAACCACTACACGGCCAACATCCGCCTCAGGAGCAACGACGCCTATACGCCCGGCGGCAAAGCGGGGTTTCGGCCCGACTATGCCGTAACAGTCTACACGCGAATCGTCAAGCGATTGTTCCCGCACGTCCCGGTAGTAGTCGGAGGGATAGAGGCTTCCCTACGGCGGCTGACGCACTACGACTACTGGAGCGATTCGCTCAAGCCTTCGGTGCTGGCCGAAAGCGGCGCCGACCTGCTGATCTACGGCATGGGCGAACGGGTCGTACAGCAGGTCGCCCGGGCACTGCGCAACGGATACAATGCCAAGTTGCTGCGCAAACTGCGGCAGGTGGCGTTCATGGCCGGCAAAGATTACGTGGAGCGGCTCGACCCGGCGAAGACGATCCGGCTGCACTCCTACGAGGAGTGTGCGCGCGACAAACGGGCTTTCGGGGAGAATTTCACGGTTATCGAGACACAGAGCAACCTGATGGAACCGACAGCGACGCTGGTCGAGGCCGTCGGCGACCGCTATGTGGTCGTCACGCCGCCCAACACGACGCTCACGACCGAAGAGCTCGACCACTCGTTCGACCTGCCTTACGAACGGGCACCGCACCCGCGCTATAACGGCAAAGGAGACATCCCGGCCTGGGAGATGATCAAACACTCGGTCAACATCCACCGGGGATGCTTCGGCGGCTGTTCGTTCTGCACCATATCGGCTCACCAGGGCAAATTCATCAACTCGCGCAGCGAGCGCTCGATCCTCGACGAGGTGCGGCGGATCGCCTCGATGCCCGGCTTCAGGGGTTACCTCTCGGACGTCGGTGCACCTTCGGCCAACATGTACCGCATGGGCGGCCGCGACAAGGAATTGTGCCGCAGGTGCCGCCGTCCGTCGTGCCTGCACCCGAAGATGTGCCCAAATCTGGACAACGACCACCGGCCTCTGTTGGCTTTGTACGAAAAGATCCGAGCCGTGAAGGGCATCAAGAAGGCCTTTGTCGGCAGCGGCATCCGTTACGACCTGTTCGACGACAGCCCTTACCTCGCTACGGTCGTGAAACACCACACCTCGGGACGCCTGAAGGTCGCCCCCGAACACACCGAAGATGCCGTGCTGAAACTGATGCGCAAGCCTCCGTTCGCACTTTTCGAGCAACTGAACGCCGATTTCCAGCATATCTGCCGCCGCGAGGGACTGCCCTACCAACTGATCCCTTACTTTATCTCGTCACACCCGGGCTGCACCGAACGTGACATGCGCTCGCTGTCGGCGAAAGTACTCGGCAAGCTCCATTTCAACCTCGAACAGGTACAGGATCTCACCCCGACGCCGATGACCCTCTCGTCGGTGATGTTCTACACCGGGGAGAACCCCTATACACATGAAAAAGTCTACGTCGCCCGTTCGCAGGAGGAGAAACGGCGGCAGAAAGCCTATTTCTTCGATGAACGGCCGGCCGGGAAAGCAGAAATTCCGGGTAAAAAGAATGGCTCGAAGAAGGAAAGCCGCCCAAAAGGTAGGCAGTCCCAAACCGACTCGGCAAAAAGCGGGCAAACAATGCGTCCGACACCCGGAATGCGGTGCAAAAATAGGTGA
- a CDS encoding RluA family pseudouridine synthase, which translates to MADERYIEEDPELDQGSEATEEDGEGAGLYEHFAVVADKGQTPLRLDKFLTVRMEKCSRNRIQAAADCGNILVNGKPAKSSYKVKPLDRIQIVMPYPRREVEIIPEDIPLEIPYEDDDLLIVNKPAGLVVHPGHGNYSGTLVNALTYHLRNLPLFQEGDMRAGLVHRIDKNTSGLLVVAKNEQAHARLAKQFFDHTIQRRYVALVWGNFDQDEGTITGNIGRSPRDRQKMFVFEDGSDGKHAVTHWRVLKRYGYVTLVECRLETGRTHQIRVHMSWQGHPLFNDERYGGDRILKGTTFSKYRQFVENCFAVLPRHALHARSLGFVHPTTRETVYFESELPADFRALLGKWETYAAASKETDNG; encoded by the coding sequence ATGGCCGACGAACGCTACATAGAGGAGGATCCCGAACTCGACCAGGGATCGGAAGCCACAGAAGAGGACGGCGAGGGAGCCGGGCTTTATGAGCACTTTGCGGTCGTAGCCGACAAGGGGCAAACCCCGTTGCGGCTGGACAAGTTCCTGACCGTACGCATGGAGAAATGCTCGCGCAACCGTATCCAGGCGGCTGCCGACTGCGGCAACATCCTCGTGAACGGCAAGCCCGCGAAATCGAGCTACAAGGTCAAGCCGCTCGACCGTATCCAGATCGTGATGCCCTACCCGCGGCGCGAAGTGGAGATCATCCCCGAAGATATCCCGCTCGAAATCCCCTACGAGGACGACGACCTGCTGATCGTCAACAAGCCCGCCGGGCTGGTGGTGCATCCCGGGCACGGAAATTACAGCGGTACGCTCGTAAACGCACTCACGTACCACCTGCGCAACCTGCCCCTGTTCCAGGAGGGCGACATGCGCGCCGGGCTGGTGCACCGCATCGACAAGAACACGTCGGGGTTACTCGTGGTGGCCAAGAACGAACAGGCGCACGCACGGCTGGCCAAGCAATTCTTCGACCATACGATCCAGCGCCGTTATGTGGCACTCGTGTGGGGCAATTTCGACCAGGACGAGGGGACGATCACGGGCAACATCGGCCGCAGCCCCCGCGACCGGCAGAAGATGTTCGTATTCGAAGACGGGTCGGACGGCAAGCACGCCGTGACCCACTGGCGGGTGCTGAAACGTTACGGCTATGTGACGCTGGTCGAATGCCGGCTCGAAACGGGCCGCACGCACCAGATACGCGTCCACATGTCGTGGCAGGGACATCCGCTCTTCAACGACGAACGCTATGGCGGCGACCGCATCCTGAAGGGCACGACCTTCTCGAAATACAGGCAATTCGTCGAAAACTGCTTCGCCGTGCTGCCCCGCCATGCACTGCACGCGCGGTCACTCGGGTTCGTACACCCGACGACCCGCGAAACGGTATATTTCGAGAGCGAACTGCCCGCCGATTTCCGTGCGCTGCTCGGCAAATGGGAAACCTACGCAGCGGCATCGAAAGAGACGGATAACGGATAA
- a CDS encoding PASTA domain-containing protein encodes MEKLAYYWKRLRKNRLAYNLVLIGAIILAMAVAAHIVMQVGTRHGARRTVPDFSGVKLDQAQRMARKYDLKLHINDSLFVPAYEGGIVLDQLPEGGVEVKPGRTVYITINSFRQKMVPVPYVAGRSLRQAKNMLEIAGLEIDELVYRADMATNYVLDEYCDGRPVAATSKIEAELGSGVTLYVGVEGGYGTTVVPRLVGFPLKEAKGRLWELGLNVGKVDFDEGINLLNQKDARVYIQHPTAERSAGLGSRVDLRLTLDEKKLAQYRAIAEKQAKEAAEERLQSEREHADSLAQAEFERAAAGSAEEQPADEPAAAGNDEGFFD; translated from the coding sequence ATGGAGAAACTGGCATATTACTGGAAACGGCTCCGGAAAAACCGACTGGCATACAACCTCGTACTGATCGGGGCGATCATCCTGGCGATGGCCGTCGCGGCCCACATCGTCATGCAGGTCGGCACGCGCCACGGCGCGCGGCGCACGGTGCCCGACTTTTCGGGCGTGAAGCTCGACCAGGCACAGCGCATGGCCCGCAAGTACGACCTCAAGCTGCACATCAACGACTCGCTGTTCGTGCCGGCTTACGAAGGGGGCATCGTCCTCGACCAGCTGCCCGAAGGGGGCGTGGAGGTCAAGCCCGGCCGCACGGTCTACATCACGATCAACTCCTTCCGCCAGAAGATGGTGCCCGTGCCCTACGTGGCGGGACGTTCGCTGCGGCAGGCCAAGAACATGCTGGAGATCGCGGGGCTGGAGATCGACGAGCTGGTCTACCGCGCCGACATGGCGACCAACTACGTACTGGACGAATACTGCGACGGCCGCCCCGTAGCGGCGACGAGCAAGATCGAGGCCGAACTGGGCTCGGGCGTGACGCTCTATGTGGGCGTCGAAGGCGGCTACGGCACGACGGTCGTACCGCGTCTGGTCGGGTTCCCGCTCAAGGAGGCCAAGGGCCGCCTGTGGGAACTGGGGCTCAACGTCGGCAAGGTGGATTTCGACGAAGGGATCAACCTCCTGAACCAGAAGGATGCCCGCGTCTATATCCAGCATCCCACGGCCGAGCGGAGCGCCGGGCTGGGCTCGCGCGTCGACCTCAGGCTGACGCTCGACGAGAAGAAACTCGCCCAATACCGCGCCATAGCCGAAAAGCAGGCGAAGGAGGCGGCCGAAGAGCGATTGCAATCCGAACGCGAACATGCGGATTCGCTGGCTCAGGCGGAGTTCGAACGGGCGGCGGCAGGCTCCGCAGAGGAACAGCCGGCCGACGAGCCTGCGGCAGCCGGAAACGACGAAGGATTTTTCGACTGA
- the mqnE gene encoding aminofutalosine synthase MqnE: MRHIDDIAAKVRRAERIDDAEAARLWREAPLWLLGELATAAKRRVSGDKVYYNRNFHIEPTNRCVFNCRFCSYRRPAGDPEAWDYTMDEIEQIARERQGKGITEVHIVGGVHPDHGLDYYTDMIRRVKSILPGTAVKAFTAIELSYMIRKAGLTTQEGLRQLKQAGMDAIPGGGAEIFDERIRQRICPEKGSTAEWLGVHEAAHRLGIPTNATILYGHVEELRHRIDHLRRLRELQDLTGGFNAFIPLKYRNFGNPMSEIGEVSVIEDLRMLAMSRIYLDNIPHVKAYWVMYGKATTELALAFGADDIDGTIDDTTRIYSMAGAEDRKPSMSIDDMHRIVRAAGYRAVERDTFYNEI, encoded by the coding sequence ATGCGACACATCGACGACATAGCCGCCAAGGTGCGCCGCGCAGAGCGCATCGACGACGCCGAAGCCGCACGGCTCTGGCGCGAGGCTCCGCTGTGGTTGCTGGGCGAACTGGCGACCGCAGCCAAACGGCGCGTAAGCGGCGACAAGGTGTACTACAACCGCAATTTCCACATCGAGCCGACGAACCGCTGCGTCTTCAACTGCCGGTTCTGCTCCTACCGGCGTCCGGCGGGCGACCCCGAAGCATGGGACTATACGATGGACGAAATCGAACAAATCGCCCGCGAACGGCAGGGAAAAGGCATCACCGAAGTGCATATCGTAGGCGGGGTACACCCCGACCACGGGCTGGATTACTACACCGACATGATCCGCCGCGTGAAGTCCATACTGCCCGGGACGGCCGTCAAGGCATTTACGGCGATCGAACTATCGTACATGATCCGCAAGGCGGGACTGACGACGCAGGAGGGGTTGCGGCAGCTCAAGCAGGCCGGGATGGACGCCATACCGGGTGGAGGGGCGGAGATATTCGACGAGCGGATCCGGCAGCGGATATGTCCCGAGAAGGGCTCAACGGCCGAATGGCTCGGAGTGCACGAGGCGGCGCACCGGCTCGGCATCCCGACCAACGCCACGATCCTCTACGGGCATGTCGAGGAACTCCGCCACCGCATCGACCACCTGCGGCGCCTCAGGGAACTGCAAGACCTCACAGGCGGGTTCAACGCCTTCATCCCGCTCAAATACCGCAATTTCGGCAACCCGATGTCCGAAATCGGCGAAGTGTCGGTGATCGAAGACCTGCGGATGCTGGCCATGAGCCGGATCTACCTGGACAACATACCCCACGTCAAGGCTTACTGGGTGATGTACGGCAAGGCGACGACCGAACTGGCATTGGCGTTCGGCGCCGACGACATCGACGGCACGATCGACGACACGACGAGGATCTACTCGATGGCCGGAGCCGAAGACCGGAAGCCTTCGATGAGCATCGACGACATGCACCGCATCGTCCGGGCGGCCGGCTACCGCGCCGTGGAACGCGACACCTTCTATAACGAAATATAA
- a CDS encoding LptF/LptG family permease — MKLRFPGFKILDRYILGKFLATYFFAIAMIIVVVVLFDYVEKIDDFTELHAPLNEVIFDYYLNFIPFFINQFSGLFTFIACIFFTSKMAYQTEIVAMLSGGMSFRRLMWPYFLGALIIGSLSLTLNLWLIPISQRHIVNFESQYIKRKQNAKFNRHIYRQIEPGTFAYIRGYNDGSQQASFLALEEYYSGTMTRSLEAADVKFNPETKRWTAPRYTKREFDSLGVEKFEQFRNLDTLINLEVAELGEINDLIQTMNITELNEFLDQQRAKGSDSINIIEVEKHARFAYPLSTFILTLIGVSLSSRKVRGGTGLHIGIGTGLCFSYILFNRFFEEFAKSGTLPPGLAVWLPNIIYLFIAIYLYRKAPK; from the coding sequence ATGAAATTACGATTTCCGGGGTTTAAGATCTTAGACCGCTACATACTGGGGAAATTCCTCGCGACCTACTTCTTCGCCATCGCGATGATTATCGTCGTGGTCGTACTGTTCGACTACGTGGAGAAGATCGACGACTTCACGGAACTGCACGCCCCGCTCAACGAGGTGATATTCGACTACTACCTGAATTTCATCCCGTTCTTCATCAACCAGTTCAGCGGACTGTTCACCTTCATCGCCTGCATCTTCTTCACCTCGAAGATGGCCTACCAGACCGAGATCGTCGCCATGCTCTCGGGCGGCATGTCGTTCCGCCGCCTGATGTGGCCCTATTTCCTCGGGGCGCTGATCATCGGCAGCCTTTCGCTGACGCTGAACCTCTGGCTGATACCCATTTCGCAGCGGCACATCGTCAATTTCGAGTCGCAGTACATAAAACGCAAGCAGAACGCCAAGTTCAACCGCCACATCTACCGGCAGATCGAGCCGGGGACGTTCGCCTACATCCGCGGCTACAACGACGGTTCGCAGCAGGCGTCGTTCCTCGCGCTGGAGGAGTATTACAGCGGCACGATGACCCGCTCGCTCGAAGCTGCCGACGTGAAATTCAACCCCGAGACCAAACGCTGGACGGCACCGCGCTACACCAAGCGCGAATTCGACTCGCTGGGCGTCGAGAAATTCGAGCAGTTCCGCAACCTCGATACACTCATCAACCTCGAAGTGGCCGAACTGGGCGAAATCAACGACCTGATACAGACCATGAACATCACGGAACTGAACGAGTTCCTCGACCAGCAGCGCGCCAAGGGTTCCGATTCGATCAACATCATCGAGGTGGAAAAGCACGCCCGCTTCGCCTATCCGCTTTCAACCTTCATCCTGACGCTGATCGGCGTATCGCTCTCCTCGCGCAAGGTGCGGGGCGGCACGGGGCTCCATATCGGCATCGGCACGGGACTCTGTTTCTCGTACATCCTCTTCAACCGCTTCTTCGAGGAGTTCGCCAAGAGCGGCACCCTGCCGCCCGGGCTGGCCGTATGGCTACCCAATATCATCTACCTGTTCATCGCCATCTACCTCTACCGGAAGGCCCCGAAATAA
- the tgt gene encoding tRNA guanosine(34) transglycosylase Tgt — MKFTLQHKDPASKARAGELATDHGVIRTPIFMPVGTAATVKGIFHRDVRDEARAQIILANTYHLYMRPGMEIIEKAGGVHRFSTWEGPMLTDSGGFQVFSLAACRKLREEGCHFRSHIDGSKHLFTPESVVDTERTIGADIMMAFDECPPGDAPREYAAKSLALTERWLDRCFDRYHQTEPKYGHYQALFPIVQGCTYPDLRAHAAENVQQYGADGYAIGGLAVGEPTEVMYEMIEVVNAILPEDRPRYLMGVGTPVNILEGIERGVDMFDCVMPTRNGRNGQLFTAEGVINIRNKKWEDDFSPIDPEGTAFVDTLYTKAYLHHLVTCGEMLAAQIASLHNIAFYLRLVTMARQHIAAGDFKPWKEAMVGKLQRRL; from the coding sequence ATGAAGTTTACATTACAGCATAAGGATCCGGCGTCCAAAGCCCGCGCGGGCGAACTGGCGACAGACCACGGCGTCATCCGCACCCCGATTTTCATGCCTGTGGGTACAGCCGCCACGGTCAAAGGCATTTTCCACCGCGACGTGCGCGACGAGGCCCGGGCGCAGATCATTCTGGCGAACACCTACCACCTCTACATGCGCCCCGGCATGGAGATCATCGAAAAGGCCGGGGGCGTACACCGTTTCTCGACCTGGGAAGGGCCGATGCTCACCGACAGCGGCGGCTTCCAGGTCTTCTCGCTCGCAGCTTGCCGCAAACTCAGGGAGGAGGGATGCCATTTCCGGTCGCATATCGACGGTTCGAAACACCTCTTCACACCCGAAAGCGTCGTGGACACCGAGCGCACGATCGGCGCCGACATCATGATGGCTTTCGACGAATGCCCCCCGGGCGACGCCCCGCGCGAATACGCGGCCAAATCGCTGGCACTGACCGAGCGATGGCTGGATCGCTGCTTCGACCGTTACCATCAGACCGAACCCAAATACGGCCACTACCAGGCGCTGTTCCCCATCGTACAGGGGTGCACCTACCCCGACCTCAGGGCGCATGCGGCCGAAAACGTGCAACAGTACGGCGCCGACGGGTATGCCATCGGCGGACTGGCGGTCGGCGAACCGACCGAGGTGATGTACGAGATGATCGAAGTGGTCAACGCCATACTGCCCGAAGACCGTCCCCGTTATTTAATGGGCGTGGGCACGCCGGTGAACATCCTCGAAGGGATCGAGCGCGGCGTGGACATGTTCGACTGCGTGATGCCGACGCGCAACGGCCGCAACGGGCAGCTGTTCACGGCCGAAGGCGTCATCAACATCCGCAACAAGAAATGGGAGGACGACTTCTCGCCGATCGACCCCGAGGGCACGGCGTTCGTCGACACGCTCTATACGAAGGCCTACCTGCACCACCTGGTGACATGCGGCGAAATGCTGGCGGCGCAGATCGCCTCGCTGCACAACATCGCCTTCTACCTGCGGCTGGTGACGATGGCCCGCCAGCACATCGCGGCCGGGGATTTCAAGCCGTGGAAGGAGGCGATGGTCGGCAAACTCCAAAGGCGCCTGTAA